From one Pecten maximus chromosome 8, xPecMax1.1, whole genome shotgun sequence genomic stretch:
- the LOC117332233 gene encoding uncharacterized protein LOC117332233, with product MSTLNEIIAAGKELGYTGEELRRFLKETQDRARDERDAERKFRKAEIEAEQAEKEGERAFKMEAEHARLEAEREARADERAEREHKRKLELHEAGIADDTSYTHGSSTVAPKGPKLPAFEEGKDSMDAYIQRFEVYATAQRWKRDQWGTNLSALLKGKALDVFSRLPVSQALNFEDLKKALLQRFQKTEAGFRKSFRNSRPEGGETFTQFAKRLESYLDRWMDMTGTAKTYDSLKDLMIRDQFICGCNQDLSLFLKERTPSSIQDMAKLADQYVEARGAPASSLSLKNAKTTGSGKSAAGGGGSTTETGRRSSTPVTEKRCYSCGKLGHLSFDCRNKKSGNKVASVTEASVGDNKLQYTRRDKKKDVPKRRKRGPAGQGNDGTELSLSCDMKIPYSTEMPVVTGRIGVRLVKVLRDTGCSGVVVRRSLVEPLQITDRTKTCTLADGSKLNVPIAELEVDTPYLRGTIEAWVLDTPLYDLIVGNVVGAKPPDQPNKSWTEEDTTLQAVETRQQKKTKGNYRPLKVPEMLRDIGSLDELKAEQESDATLGKFRKLTEKSEVFERGGGGHSKIYYHKGILYRKFYSPRTANGKVFRQLVVPEKFRQTVLKLAHESIMAGHLAAKRTASRILSEFYWPGVQADVTRFCRSCDACQRTFPKGRVAKAPLGSMPLVETPFKRVAVDIVGPLDPATDKGNRYILTVVDYATRYPEAVALRGIETERVAEALVDIFSRVGVPAEMLTDQGAQFTSELMKEVSRLLSIRQLTTTPYHPMCNGLVEKFNGTLKQMLRRMSTERPKDWDRFINALLFAYREVPQESLGFSPFEMLYGRTVRGPMMILRELWSKDLPDDEVKTTYQYVMDLREKLEKTCEVAMDNLREARTRQRKQFNKRAKQRDLKPGDKVLVLLPTKANKLLLQWRGPYDVVEKVGPTDYRVNREGKIKVLHINLLRKYVEPKHGSDLGGFLACVMTAVLDESDQGDDINHDRILEALPGDRGNETQDDVVVCQDLTKDQSRDVQCLIQEFKDVLTDVPGSTSLIEHEIHTTTSDPVRVKSYPLPYTTKEVINEEVGKMLEMRVIEPSTSPYSSPVVMVKKKDGSNRFCIDFRGLNRVTIFDAEPMPNTEDIFARLGNARYFSKLDLSKGYWQVPLSADAKEMTAFTTPRGLFQFRVMPFGLVNAPATFSRLMRKLLRGMDHLDNFIDDIIIYTDTWEKHMDVLSELFSRLRNAGLTARPTKCSIAFGSLSCLGHVVGERRIQLEDDKVQAIASAPRPETKKQVRSFLGLAGFYRRFIPNFAAIAVPLTDLTKKGAPNKVEWLESHERAYATLKKLLTARPVLKLPNLEQDFILRTDASDTGLGAVLLQEEEGQKMPIAYASRKLLPRERNYAVIEKECLGIVWGIQKFESYIYGREFLLETDHQPLSYLNKSKTANARLMRWALLLQPYRFRIRAIKGSDNVGADYLSRI from the coding sequence ATGTCGACTCTTAATGAGATTATTGCAGCAGGTAAAGAACTTGGCTACACTGGAGAGGAGCTACGGAGGTTTCTAAAGGAGACACAGGATCGTGCTAGAGATGAACGGGATGCGGAACGGAAGTTCCGGAAAGCGGAGATTGAAGCTGAACAAGCGGAGAAAGAAGGTGAAAGAGCATTTAAGATGGAGGCCGAGCATGCCAGACTTGAGGCTGAGAGAGAGGCAAGGGCAGATGAAAGAGCCGAGAGAGAGCACAAGCGTAAGTTAGAGTTACACGAGGCAGGTATTGCAGATGACACTAGTTATACTCATGGGAGCTCAACAGTTGCGCCTAAGGGTCCAAAGCTACCGGCTTTTGAAGAAGGGAAAGATAGTATGGATGCGTATATCCAGCGTTTTGAGGTGTATGCCACTGCTCAGAGGTGGAAGAGAGACCAATGGGGGACTAACTTAAGTGCCTTGCTTAAGGGGAAAGCATTGGATGTGTTTTCAAGGTTACCTGTGTCCCAAGCCTTGAACTTTGAGGATCTGAAGAAGGCCTTGTTACAAAGATTTCAGAAGACAGAAGCAGGTTTCCGGAAGAGTTTTAGGAACAGTAGACCAGAGGGAGGCGAGACCTTTACCCAGTTTGCCAAGAGGTTGGAAAGTTATCTAGACAGGTGGATGGATATGACAGGAACTGCCAAAACGTATGACAGCTTGAAGGACCTGATGATACGAGACCAGTTTATATGCGGATGTAATCAGGATTTGTCTTTGTTTCTAAAGGAAAGGACTCCATCGTCGATACAGGATATGGCGAAGTTGGCTGATCAATATGTGGAAGCCAGAGGAGCACCGGCAAGTTCCCTTTCATTAAAGAATGCGAAAACGACAGGTAGTGGGAAATCAGCTGCTGGAGGGGGAGGTAGCACTACCGAGACGGGAAGGAGGAGCTCCACCCCTGTGACTGAGAAGCGATGCTATTCCTGTGGAAAACTTGGACATCTCTCCTTCGACTGTCGTAACAAGAAGTCTGGAAACAAGGTGGCGTCCGTTACAGAAGCTAGCGTTGGCGATAACAAGTTGCAATATACCAGAAGAGACAAGAAGAAAGATGTACCTAAGAGGAGGAAAAGAGGCCCAGCTGGTCAAGGTAATGACGGTACGGAGCTTAGCTTGTCGTGTGACATGAAGATACCCTATTCAACAGAGATGCCGGTAGTAACGGGACGTATCGGGGTACGCCTTGTCAAGGTATTGAGAGACACCGGGTGCAGTGGTGTTGTTGTTCGGCGAAGTTTGGTTGAACCTTTACAGATAACAGACCGCACAAAGACTTGTACTTTGGCTGATGGCTCGAAGCTGAATGTGCCAATTGCAGAGTTGGAGGTGGATACGCCGTACCTGAGAGGCACTATAGAAGCCTGGGTACTCGATACGCCGTTATATGACCTGATAGTAGGTAACGTCGTTGGGGCCAAACCCCCGGACCAACCTAATAAAAGTTGGACTGAGGAAGATACTACTCTACAAGCAGTTGAGACCAGACAACAGAAGAAAACGAAGGGGAATTACAGACCACTGAAGGTTCCGGAAATGCTTAGAGACATTGGAAGTTTAGATGAACTGAAGGCGGAACAGGAGAGTGATGCTACGTTGGGAAAATTCAGGAAGCTGACAGAGAAGTCAGAAGTTTTTGAACGAGGTGGAGGGGGACACTCGAAGATATATTACCATAAGGGCATTTTGTACAGGAAGTTCTACAGTCCGAGAACAGCGAATGGTAAGGTCTTTCGTCAACTGGTAGTTCCAGAGAAGTTTAGGCAGACAGTTTTGAAGCTGGCCCATGAGTCTATCATGGCGGGACATCTTGCAGCCAAACGGACAGCTAGTAGGATTTTATCTGAATTTTATTGGCCGGGAGTCCAGGCAGACGTCACCCGCTTTTGTAGGTCATGCGATGCATGTCAGAGGACCTTTCCCAAAGGAAGAGTTGCAAAGGCGCCACTTGGAAGTATGCCACTCGTCGAAACCCCATTCAAGCGAGTTGCTGTGGACATTGTCGGACCATTGGATCCTGCCACTGATAAAGGTAATCGTTATATTCTTACGGTCGTCGATTATGCTACGAGATATCCGGAAGCAGTCGCTCTTCGCGGAATTGAGACAGAACGTGTAGCGGAGGCTCTGGTAGACATATTCAGCCGAGTAGGTGTCCCAGCTGAAATGTTAACGGACCAGGGTGCCCAATTTACTTCAGAGTTGATGAAGGAGGTGAGCAGACTTCTATCTATAAGGCAGTTGACAACTACGCCTTACCACCCAATGTGTAATGGGCTGGTCGAGAAGTTCAATGGCactttgaagcaaatgttgaggCGCATGAGCACTGAGAGGCCGAAGGACTGGGACCGTTTCATCAACGCCCTACTCTTTGCATATAGAGAGGTTCCCCAGGAGAGCCTAGGGTTTTCCCCATTTGAGATGCTATATGGACGAACAGTTCGGGGACCCATGATGATCCTACGTGAGCTATGGAGTAAGGATTTGCCTGATGATGAAGTCAAAACGACCTATCAGTACGTCATGGATTTAAGGGAGAAATTGGAGAAGACCTGCGAGGTTGCGATGGACAATCTTCGAGAGGCGAGGACACGACAGAGGAAGCAGTTCAACAAACGGGCCAAGCAACGAGACTTGAAACCGGGGGATAAGGTACTGGTACTGCTGCCGACCAAGGCAAACAAGTTGCTACTTCAGTGGAGGGGGCCTTATGATGTTGTTGAGAAAGTTGGACCTACCGATTATAGGGTCAACCGAGAAGGCAAGATAAAAGTCCTTCACATTAATCTGCTTAGGAAGTACGTCGAACCAAAGCATGGGAGTGACCTAGGAGGATTTCTAGCTTGCGTAATGACGGCTGTGTTGGACGAGAGTGACCAAGGAGATGATATAAATCATGACAGAATTTTAGAAGCTTTACCAGGTGACCGGGGAAATGAAACTCAAGATGATGTTGTTGTGTGTCAAGATCTCACAAAGGACCAGAGTAGAGATGTGCAATGCCTCATCCAGGAGTTCAAGGATGTACTGACAGATGTCCCTGGGAGCACCAGCTTGATTGAACACGAGATCCATACCACTACATCGGATCCAGTACGGGTTAAGTCTTATCCTTTGCCCTACACTACAAAGGAGGTCATCAACGAAGAAGTTGGAAAGATGTTGGAGATGAGGGTCATCGAACCATCAACTTCACCTTATTCTTCACCCGTAGTGATGGTAAAGAAGAAAGATGGATCCAACAGATTCTGCATAGACTTCCGTGGGCTCAACCGTGTGACTATTTTTGATGCTGAACCAATGCCTAATACAGAGGACATTTTCGCCCGTCTAGGAAACGCCAGGTATTTTTCCAAGTTAGACCTCAGCAAAGGTTATTGGCAAGTTCCATTATCAGCTGACGCCAAGGAGATGACGGCTTTCACCACACCCCGGGGATTATTCCAGTTTCGGGTAATGCCCTTTGGACTTGTCAATGCGCCCGCGACTTTCAGTCGTTTGATGAGGAAATTGCTTCGGGGAATGGACCATCTGGATAACTTCATTGATGATATCATCATATACACTGACACCTGGGAGAAACACATGGACGTTTTGAGTGAGTTATTTTCCCGGTTGAGGAACGCGGGACTTACTGCAAGACCGACAAAGTGCTCTATAGCATTTGGGAGTTTGTCATGTTTGGGACATGTGGTCGGGGAAAGGAGAATTCAACTGGAGGACGACAAAGTGCAGGCGATCGCTAGCGCGCCGAGACCGGAGACCAAGAAACAGGTCAGATCATTTCTTGGGTTGGCTGGTTTCTATCGGCGATTTATTCCAAACTTTGCCGCTATTGCAGTACCACTTACTGACCTGACGAAGAAGGGCGCACCAAATAAAGTGGAATGGTTGGAAAGCCATGAGCGAGCCTATGCCACTTTAAAGAAACTTTTGACGGCGAGGCCAGTTCTGAAACTGCCAAATTTGGAGCAGGATTTTATCCTAAGAACTGATGCGTCCGACACCGGACTAGGGGCGGTGCTGCTACAGGAAGAGGAGGGACAGAAGATGCCTATCGCGTATGCCAGTCGGAAGCTTCTTCCTAGGGAACGGAACTACGCGGTCATCGAGAAGGAGTGCCTCGGGATCGTATGGGGAATACAGAAGTTCGAGTCGTACATATACGGAAGAGAATTCCTACTCGAGACTGATCACCAGCCATTGTCCTACCTGAACAAGTCGAAGACAGCCAATGCGAGACTTATGAGGTGGGCGTTGTTACTCCAGCCATATAGATTCCGAATACGCGCCATAAAGGGTTCGGATAATGTGGGAGCGGACTATTTGAGCAGGATATAG